The following are from one region of the Quercus robur chromosome 1, dhQueRobu3.1, whole genome shotgun sequence genome:
- the LOC126691245 gene encoding uncharacterized protein LOC126691245: MVARRVMTLDRFVPGARSPNQPPPTQGRGPASQPPPPPQSGRARKKQKVTEQPSTGPGDAAVQTPPRPTGGIVIREPPTEAGTGGASSSQVAPAWEPKFLLDGKPLPSTASVRMWDKGEGGRIAQTLAEALQLPEDVHAFDDGSEESVGRRLEWHAIAAAQLAHIVAARARELDEENEREKGARESAVKTAKEKLKIAEAAEKEAAAAEKFRALAEKRNAELLTKQNEMEVKLAEAISLNTSNAEEIADLRAGLAAAEQKWYDVLV; encoded by the exons atggtggcaaggagagtcaTGACCCTCGAccggttcgtgcctggtgcccggtcgcccaaccagcccccgcctactcagggtcggggtccagcGTCCCAGCCTCCTCCCCCTCCGCAGTCcggacgggcccgtaagaagcagaaagtaaccgagcaaccttccacgggcccgggggatgccgcagtccagactcctccccgaccaacaggtggaatcgttatccgcgagccgccaaccgaagctggcacggggggcgcgtcctcctcccaagtggctccagcgtgggagccaaagttccttttggacggcaagccattgccctcaaccgcctctgttcggatgtgggataagggcgagggcggccgtattgcccaaactttggctgaagctctccaacttcccgaggacgtgcacgcttttgatgatgggtccgaggagtctgtggggcgccggttagagtggcacgccattgcg gccgctcaactggctcacattgtggctgcccgggcacgggagcttgatgaggaaaacgagcgcgagaagggggcgcgggagtcagcagtgaaaacggctaaggaaaagctgaagatTGCTGAGGCTGCTGAGAAGGAGGCTGCTGCTGCGGAGAAGTTCCGGGCATTGGCCGAAAAAAGGAATGCAGAGCTCCTGACCAAACAAAATGAGATGGAAGTCAAACTAGCCGAAGCCATCAGCCTTAACACTTCCAATGCCGAGGAGATAGCCgatctcagggcaggcttggcggccgcggagcaaaaGTGGTATGAC gttttggtttaa